A stretch of the Theileria equi strain WA chromosome 1, complete sequence genome encodes the following:
- a CDS encoding Dynamin central region domain containing protein (encoded by transcript BEWA_018710A), with translation MEKLIPLISRLHGILSWTGDSAIDLPAIAVIGAQSVGKSSVLEAIVGFPFLPKGSGIVTQRPLIMRLCHDKNSKDYGEFAHKRGVIFDDFQKIKEEIIAETERITGSTKNVSSVPIFLKITSPKVIDLTLIDLPGITKVPVGDQTNDIEMQIRQMILEYITKPTCIILALSAANTDIATSDSLKMAREVDPSGLRTIGVITKCDMLDDGVDALDLLQGKIYKLKKGYVGVVCREKGSGSLSHNHADEEMFFKNHPSYSSIAKKCGIRHLTTLLNEMLSAHIKDMLPYVKSRILTILHDHEGELNAYGINDIVDAPGACLLHFFTKFSQRFKDTIDGKIVPRHHTSRLYGGARIYFIFNDSFLRTLNAFSPLSGLSDIEIRTAIRNSTGPYSALFVPEIAFENLVKKQIKLLECPSLQCVDQVYEELQNILENCDVPEINRYMNMRNKILSVVKELLKQCLEPTKDIIRNIIKIELAYINTNHPDFLRNSALAEIYNGTGMNQKSDYITSFNGNDSSTGNINKCEINEQSGIEKLKYDSSPKVFAMKHDGFYKPSLQHPRNDLSPKAILQSNKALMEKVNENHNTIWLPNIPKVVMLNNDPSEREIVETELIKTLISSYFSIVRKNVADAVPKCIMHFMVNKATESLQQELISKLYKRELYDELMAESKHVIERREKCLHVVKCLKEALVDITELSEYKIME, from the exons ATGGAGAAGCTTATACCGCTTATTAGTCGTTTACATGGTATATTGTCATGGACAGGTGATAGTGCTATTGATCTTCCTGCAATTGCAGTTATTGGTGCGCAATCTGTCGGTAAATCATCGGTACTTGAAGCAATAGTAGGATTTCCTTTCTTACCAAAAGGTTCTGGGATAGTAACTCAACGTCCGTTGATTATGCGG CTCTGTCACGATAAAAACTCGAAGGATTATGGAGAATTTGCACACAAGAGAGGTGTAATATTCGATGACtttcaaaaaataaaggaaGAAATTATCGCTGAAACAGAAAGGATTACAGGCTCGACTAAAAATGTTTCTTCTGTACCAATATTCCTAAAGATTACATCACCTAAAGTAATAGATCTTACCCTAATAGATTTACCTGGGATAACAAAAGTGCCTGTAGGTGATCAGACAAATGATATTGAGATGCAAATACGACAAAtgattttggaatatatCACTAAACCAACATGCATAATATTGGCATTATCTGCTGCCAATACTGACATAGCTACATCAGACAGTTTGAAGATGGCTAGAGAGGTTGACCCTTCTGGATTAAGAACTATTGGTGTAATCACGAAGTGTGATATGTTGGACGACGGTGTTGACGCTCTCGATCTTCTACAAGgaaaaatatataaattAAAGAAAGG ATATGTTGGTGTTGTTTGTCGTGAGAAAGGAAGTGGTTCATTATCACATAATCATgctgatgaagaaatgtTTTTCAAGAACCATCCTTCATATTCTTCTATTGCAAAGAAATGTGGAATAAGACATCTAACCACACTGTTGAATGAG ATGCTGTCTGCACATATAAAAGACATGCTTCCATATGTTAAATCTAGAATTCTTACTATATTGCATGACCATGAAGGTGAACTAAATG CATATGGGATTAACGATATAGTTGATGCACCTGGAGCGTGTTTATTACATTTTTTCACAAAGTTTTCTCAACGTTTCAAAGATACGATAGATGGGAAGATAGTCCCTAGACACCATACTTCCAGACTATATGGCGGTGcaagaatatattttatatttaacGATAGTTTTTTGAGGACGTTAAACGCATTTAGCCCGTTATCGGGATTATCAGACATTGAAATAAGGACTGCTATAAGGAATTCAACAGGTCCGTATTCTGCACTCTTTGTGCCAGAAATTGcttttgaaaatttggtaaaaaAACAAATAAAGCTATTGGAATGCCCTTCATTACAATGTGTTGATCAG GTTTATGAAGAATTGCAAAATATATTGGAAAACTGTGATGTGCCAGAAATTAATCGCTACATGAACATGCGtaataaaattttatcaGTAGTAAAAGAACTCTTAAAGCAATGCCTGGAACCAACAAAAGACATAATACGAAATATTATCAAG ATTGAACTGGCATATATAAACACCAATCATCCGGATTTCTTACGAAATTCAGCTTTGGCAGAAATATACAATGGTACTGGGATGAATCAGAAGAGTGACTATATAACATCTTTCAATGGAAATGATTCTTCGACTGGCAATATAAATAAATGTGAAATTAATGAACAATCAGGAATTGAAAAATTGAAATATGATAGCTCACCAAAGGTGTTTGCAATGAAACATGACGGATTCTATAAACCGTCCTTACAACATCCTAGAAATGACTTATCGCCAAAAGCAATCCTCCAGTCCAATAAGGCTCTGATGGAGAAA GTAAATGAAAATCACAATACTATATGGCTCCCAAACATACCCAAGGTAGTTATGCTAAACAACGATCCCTCTGAACGCGAAATTGTGGAAACAGAATTAATAAAGACTTTAATAAGTAGTTACTTTTCAATAGTACG GAAGAATGTAGCTGATGCTGTACCGAAATGTATTATGCATTTTATGGTAAACAAAGCCACAGAATCTCTACAGCAAGAACTGATTTCCAAATTATACAAACGTGAACTTTATGATGAATTAATGGCTGAATCCAAACATGTTATTGAAAGACGCGAAAAATGCCTGCACGTTGTCAA GTGTTTGAAGGAAGctcttgttgatattaCTGAACTATCAGAGTAtaaaattatggaataa
- a CDS encoding ubiquitin family member protein (encoded by transcript BEWA_018700A), translating to MTWFGAIFRGSVFIYAVISVIHCMNIKNTKNTIRVNTLYGPLEIRRNIRTIHDVKCGLSNLGYRGNIKLYSNRRQLFDNEVYSESEHSNIAMCIEMRGGMRISIETMTGKSVQIEATENETVLDVKKKLSEKQNIPLEQQRMIYNGKLLEDNKTLAEYNIKNNAVIQLVLRLRGGVTSGTLHSIVK from the exons ATGACCTGGTTTGGAGCTATTTTTCGCGGATCCGTGTTCATCTATGCAGTTATCTCCGTAATACACTGTATGAACATCAAGAATACCAAAAATACGATTCGTGTCAATACATTATACG GACCATTGGAAATACGAAGGAACATACGGACCATACATGACGTAAAATGTGGCTTGTCCAATCTAGGTTACCGTGGAAACATAAAACTATACAGCAATCGCAGACAACTGTTTGATAATGAAGTCTATTCAGAG TCTGAACACTCTAACATAGCAATGTGTATTGAAATGCGAGGAGGTATGAGGATTTCGATCGAAACAATGACGG GGAAAAGTGTACAAATAGAGGCGACAGAAAATGAAACAGTCCTTGACGTCAAAAAGAAGTTGAgtgaaaaacaaaatataccatTGGAACAACAAAGAATGATATATAATGGGAAATTACTTGAAGATAACAAAACACTTGCTGAATATAATATAAAG AATAATGCTGTGATACAACTAGTGTTACGCCTTAGAGGTGGAGTGACTAGTGGGACACTCCATTCAATAGTTAAATGA